atctctttcgaagtatcagggtttcatacggaaactcgtctgttacaaagggatttgatttttttgaacttatttgaactccatagtttttctgtgttcaaaatgcaccattcaaagccacatcatcaattttcaaccctttctgacttcatttgttatttttcatgcatttactgatttttttcagctggatagagataagtgaccaaattaatagtagttcatcatcacattaaaaccaaagtacatacatagttaaaattgaacaacatatagctctccagagcatctagttaaaccatacattgaaactatgtaaaacctttcaatgcaacaacaaatgcgatcataatcacaactaaggtaacaattgatccaacggcataatgataccaagcctcggtatgaatggcatattttctaatctttctaatcttcaaccgcattgcatccatcttcatcttgtgatcatcgacgacatccgcaacatgtaactccaatatcatcttctcctcctcaattttttttccttcaagtaattgttttcttcttcgaCTAAATtgaacctctcgacaatagggtcggttggaatttccggttcaaccacctcctacataaaaaaatctatgtcacgttggtcggcataattgtcataaacaataaatgaaccaaatagttataaaaagataatatataccacatccgaatcatagacaggacgagggccgacgggggcggataccagaaccatcgcactatataataacaaggaataataaaactaagaaaattagacaagtatccatctcaagtaagattttttttctttcaaaaagaagataagaacaagaggctcaccacggtggtgccggcgacgagatcggcgcggacgatcgacggcggtgaagacggggacgggacgtgacggaccgctaaacctagaaaaatctcggggaaaatggagctcggaggtcgagtttcgagagaagaaatattaactagtgtggctcggacatttcatcaaacacctcatgtgcataggaggtgagctagagcacccaaatgccctcccctcgccggcctgcAAAAAACAAAGCAcggtggagtgctctgctcgctggcgatgggctatatataggcaaatcatttgtcccggttcgtggctggaaccgggaccaatggttatgggccaggagcgaggcccattggtcccggttcgttcctagaaccgggacacatggatccagacgaaccgggaccaaaggctgcgaggccccggccggccacctgggctcacgaaccgggacgaatgcacccgttggtcccggttcatataagaaccgggactaatgggctggccaggcccgaacgaaagcccctttttctactagtgtaagcTCCCTCCCCCTCCGGCGACCGCCCCCACCATCCACCCGCACTCGGTCAATCCTATTCGTAGCCTCCTACAATGATGTCACAGCTCCTCGGTCATTGCTTGTCTTCGTTGGCGATGCCGTGACCAGCCATGGCCCTCCCCATCTCCGGTTCGGTGCTACGCCTCGGAATTGGCTAACGTGCGAAAAATTATTAAGCTGCCTCAAAATAGCAAAcatcactagtgcagaaccgggctataGCACCGGTTTGTAAtgccctttagtgccggttctgtaaccggcacaaaagggtggggactaaaggttcccccccccctttagtaccggttctgcacgaaccgccgctaaagggccaccacgtggcatGAGCCAGCGCCGGGGGAGGGGAGCCCATTAGTatcggttggtaacaccaaccggtattaaaatattttttttgaaataaagaaaaaacagcccgcctactgggccggcacggcctgcatacgactaaaaacccaacctctagttgggtcaggatgcaggcccgtacggcccagtaggccccacagggcagAAGACTTGCAATAGGCCACAAAGGACtgcttagagaggagctcgacatgGTAGCCGCggcgggcttataaaccggtgcgagctcctctcaactagcgaggtgggactaaacattgtgcacGGCGGGTGGCAGTGcaaccctttagtaccggttgatgGCACGAACCCgtacagggggggggggggtccttagtacaggttggagccaccaacccgtactaaaggccaccacctctttagtaccggttcgtggcacgaactggtactaaaggttcgccatgaaccggtactaatgagcgccgcccgcctagccgttgaaacaatcattagtgccggctcaaatacaaaccgggactaatgagctgaacattaggccatttttctactagtgcatgtactccctccgtttcgaATTAAGTGTCGGTGATTTTGTACAAAGTGTCGCTCTGGagcggagggagtacacatacatTGCAACGTTGTTGTTAGCTAGGTTGGCACGATCAATATGTATCGCCAGACTCCAGGGAAAGGAGcgggaaaagaaaaaaaaagaaaaaaaaagtcaAGGCAGTGCGAATGCGTGCACGATTATCTGTTTCAACGGAAAGGAGGATAAATGATGAACTTTGAAAAGGAAAAAATGGGAATTGCATTCCATGGACGTCCGTCCATGAATGCCCTGCGTCATCTATGGACTAAAATTCCACATGCGTGCATACCAGCACACGCTCTCAATCATGCATGGCCAGCTGCTCACCGCCGTACCTCTCGGCCTGATCTATGCCGCCAAGTTTGACCCCTCGATCGCATGACGAGCCTATATAAAGACGTGCACTCCCCACCGCTTCTGCCACACACACACCACCACACTTGGACCACAAGATATATAGCGGTTCGTTGCCACGCACGATGAGAGCGTTCGCGTTGTTTGCTGTGCTTGCCATGGcggccaccatggccgtcgccgaGCAGTGCGGCTCCCAGGCCGGCGGGGCGACCTGCCCCAACTGCCTCTGCTGCAGCCGCTTTGGCTGGTGCGGCTCCACCTCGGACTACTGCGGAGACGGATGCCAGAGCCAGTGCTCCGGTTGCGGCGGAACGCCCGTCACACCCACaccctccggcggcggcggcgtatcCTCCATCATCTCGCGCGCCCTCTTCGACCGCATGCTGCTGCACCGTAACGACGGCGCCTGCCAGGCCAAGGGCTTCTACACCTACGACGCCTTCGTCGCGGCCGCGGGCGCCTTCCCGGGCTTCGGCACCACGGGCAGCACCGATACCCGGAAGCGCGAGGTGGCCGCCTTCCTGGCCCAGACCTCCCACGAGACCACCGGTGGGTGGGCGACGGCACCGGACGGAGCCTTCGCCTGGGGCTACTGCTTCAAGCAGGAGCGTGGCGCCACCTCCAACTACTGCACTCCGAGCGCGCAATGGCCGTGTGCCCCAGGGAAGAGCTACTACGGCCGTGGGCCGATCCAACTCTCCCACAACTACAACTACGGGCCGGCAGGCCGGGCCATTGGGGTCGATCTGCTGCGCAATCCAGACCTGGTGGCCACGGACCCGACAGTGTCGTTTAAGACAGCGATGTGGTTTTGGATGACGGCACAGGCACCAAAGCCGTCGAGCCATGCTGTGATCACGGGCCAGTGGAGCCCATCAGGGACGGACCGGGCTGCAGGGAGGGTGCCCGGGTTTGGCGTCATAACCAACATTGTCAATGGCGGGATCGAGTGCGGGCATGGCCAGGACAGTCGAGTCGCCGACCGAATCGGGTTTTACAAGCGCTACTGCGACATCCTCGGCGTTGGCTATGGTGACAACCTCGACTGCTACAATCAGAGGCCCTTCGCTTAATTAATTAGCTTTACATAACcccacacacaaaatgcaataaGAGCATCCTCTGATATGTATCTGTTATAAGTTGTAACTATGGTTACTTCTCATAAGGAACTCAATTAAAGCATTCAGTATAGATGCTTTGGTATTGAGTTTTACCAAAAATATTGGCTCTTGCTTTGAGGTGAACACTAAATGCTTCTTAAAGAGTTCAATCATGGCAAACGAGATACATCTAGGTTTAACTAGGTATGGTGCCTATGCTACTTCAGGATTAGGGGCAGATAAGAATCATATATAGTATGAACGTATTTGCCTTCCTTGATGTTtcacaatcattttatagcaactttatatcttttttgggactaacctattgacatagtgcccagtgccagctgctgttttttgcttattttttacttcacagtaaatcaataccaaacggacgATAAACTCACCCCTCAGCCAGATCGGAGCCGCCAGGTTTGATTGCTGCCTAGTTCTCGCAGCGCGAGCGTGACACATATATAAAAATGTGACACTCACTACTAAGAAAatggctatagataatatggacactaatggcgcatcacacatgtggtgcgccactactatatactaatggcgcaccatgtgttggtacaccattagtgtccaaatactaatggcgcaccacatccacggtgcgccactactaacaattttttttcaaaactagtaatggcgcaccaggggatagtgcgccattactagtttaactaactagtaatggcgcaccacacccacggtgcgccattactaactttgctaaaaaattccaccgaatgcaccccccggaccgccttttcagttttagaaaaaataaaagaaaatgatggaaatgtcaaaaaaataaaataaaataagtttcccatgtgatatgtggtctaattgttgggaaaatttacaaatatgaatttcgactttatttgcaaaatctctctagaatttgtaaaatgggcataacttttgcatacgaactcggattaaaaagttttatatatgaaaaatcatctactcgaaatgttacatccgaattcaactGGAGGTACCCCGTTGAATATTtttagaatccccaaaaacctaacagaaaaaaagatacgggacttttaagatctagagggggaaaaatggaaaaaaaattcaaacttactagtggcgcaccatttgctaggtgcgccactagtaacagaaaaaaatagtTTCAAATTTTTTCAAATATGATATGTAATATGAacggaagtttgaaatattttttcaaaatttcatcacactcatggacatgaacaaagtcctagacatcaacaaggtttaataggattgacatgctagatatatcaacaagtgcctgttaagtgagctggtgctggggttggatagaactctgaagttaagcgtgcttgggttggagtagtgtgaggatgggtgacctttagggaagtttgaccacggagtgcgatttgacttgagattaagcatattgacccgagattaagccatagtgacccgagattaaggaaaaatttgaaaaaaaattcaaaaaaaatttgaaaaaaaagttagtaatggcgcacttctatgtggtgcgccattactaagtcagatagtaatggcgcaccgtgtgatatactaatggcgcacccgtggtgcgttattagtaaaaaattctaatggcgtgatgctagtggcgcacctgtagtgcgtcattagtaggcaaaacaggtgcgccactagcaggcctttttctagtagtgactCCCCACCGCTTCTGGCACGTACACACACTTGCACGAAGTTGAATTATTTGTGTGTTCATGTCTCCTTCAGCTAACCAATTGATTCTCAAGCTCTGTCTCCACAACATTTCTTCCATGTGATAAACTCCATCAGACACTCATTTATCTTAATCTCCACATGAGTCGGCCCTGTTCTCGGCTATATATAGTAGCGAGGTAATTGTACTCCATGGACGTCCATCGAGAGTACATTTAGCTAATAAATAGGGGTTTGTTTGGGGAAAattgggggagggggggggggggggggggcatggccCAGCACCCCTGGCTTCGTCCCTGATTGACCGTATTGATGAATCAAAGAAAAAATCCATATGCTACCATGTGTTAAAACGCTACCTCGGTGctggtcaataggttagtcccaaaaatgatataaagttgctataaattTGTTTAAATTCTTAATATGGCAAGTACACACAAGTTCTTATTTCATTGGAATTAAATGGTTGACAAATAATCATACTGCCCTGGCATGCAGTGTGGGACTGGTTTATTGTTTACAATTTATTATAAATTTGTTTTTGTTGGTAACAGGAAATAAGGTCTTAACCCTTTAACTGAAGAATTAAAGGTATATCTCTTATGTAACCATGTATAGCACAAGAAGTTCACATATGTCTTTACAATGGTAGCACTACTCTTGGATGAGCCCAAACAACCCAAATCTTGGAAGTATCGATGAATGAAGGAAAAAAAATCCATACGCTACCATGTGTTAAAACAATATCCCGGTGCTGGTCAAGAaacattatttatttatttactgcATCCACCTCCAAGGCCCCAACAAAAGGCTAGAAATGTGATTTATTTATTTCTACAATGAGCCAATATGCAAGTTTAGAATGTTAATATGAGGAACTGAAAGAAAATTTCAGCGAGGAGGCAAAGGAATGCAAAGATCATTACAACAAAGCTTATAGAGCTCAGGTTAGCTGTTTATTCTAATGCGATGATACTGCAAAAAATTGTGACAATTGGATTTAAAGCAACTTGCACATTGCTTAGGTAACATAAGATTCTTTTGCTcctgtcggggggggggggggggggggggggcatggccCCAGCACACCCTAGCTTCGTCTCTGATTGAACGTATTGATGAATCAAAGAAAAAATCCATATGCTACCATGTGTTAAAACGCTACCTCGGTGCTGGTCAAGAaacatgatttatttatttatttatagtatCCACCTCTAAGGCTCCAACTAAAGGCAAgaaaatgatttatttatttacaacACCCACCTCCAAGGCTCCAAGTAAAGGCAAGAAACATGATTTATGGACAAGTCCTAACATTTTGCAGCCAACACCCTAAAACTTACGTTTTCTTAAAAACCAGGCCAAATTTTTGACAAGTCGTGCGAATTTCAGCGGGAAATTTCGGCAGCATAACGGGTGGGATGGGGAACAATCGCATGGCTAATTTGGAAAAGGAAAATGCCGCATGTCTTCTATTTTCTGCGCAGCGGCACTACAATTTGCTGCACGACCATGTCTTCTATTTTTTACTTTGCATGGAAGGAAAACAATGCAGGTCTTCCTAGCTAACTATTTAGAGAAAGTAAGCATTAGAGGGACGGTTTCAACAATGTTTTACATCCAAATATATGGCTAATTAGGAAAAAGGAAAAGCCAACATTTACTGAAAACACCCAAAATCTTTTATTAAAAATTGTTTAAATTCTTAATATGGCAAGTACACACAAGTTCTTATTTCATTGGAATTAAATGGTTGACAAATAATTATACTGCTCTGGCATgcagatgttggggaacgtagtaatttcaaaaattttcctacgcacacgcaagatcatggtgatgcatagcaacgagaggggagagtgttgtccacataccctcgtagaccgacagcggaagcgttatcacaacgcggttgatgtagtcgtacgtcttcacgatccgaccgatcaagtaccgaacgtacggcacctccgagttctacacacgttcagctcgatgatgtccctcgaactccgatccagccgagtgttgagggagagtttcgtcagcacgacggcgtggtgacgatgatgatgttccaccgacacagggcttcgcctaagctccgcaacaatattatcgaggtgtaatatggtggaggggggcaccgcacacgactaagagatctcaaggatcaattgttgtgtctatggggtgccccctgcccccgtatataaaggagcaagggggaggcagccggccaaggggagaggcgcgccaaatggggggagtcctactcccaccgggagtaggactcctcctttccttgtgggagtaggagaagggaagggggaaggagaaagaaggaagggtgcgccccccttccctagtccaattcggaccaaaccatggggaggggtgcggccaccttttgaggcctttctctcctttcccgtatggcccattaaggcccaatacgaattcccgtaactctccggtactccgaaaaatacccgaatcactcggaacctttccgaaaaccgaatatagtcgtccaatatatcgatctttacgtctcgaccatttcgagactcctcgtcatatccccgatctcatccgggactccgaactccttcggtacatcaaaactcaataaaactgccatcgtaacgttaagcgtgcggaccctacgggttcgagaactatgtagacatgaccgagacacgtctccggtcaataaccaatagcgggacctgtatgcccatattggctcccacatattctacgaagatctttatcggtcagaccgcataacaacatacgttattccctttgtcaccggtatgttacttgcccgagatttgatcgtcggtatctcgatacctagttcaatctcgttaccggcaagtctctttactcgttccgtaacacatcatcccgcaactaactcattagtcacaatgcttgcaaggcttatagtgatgtgcattaccgagtgggcccagagatacctctccgacaattggagtgacaaatcctaatctcgaaatacgccaacccaacaagtacctttggagacacctgtagagcacctttataatcacccatttacgttgtgacgtttggtagcacacaaagtgttcctccggtaaacgggagttgcataatctcatagtcataggaacatgtataagtcatgaagaaagcaatagcaacatactaaacgatcgggtgctaagctaacggaatgggtcaagtcaatcacgtcattctcctaatgaggtgatcccgttaatcaaatgacaactcatgtctatggctaggaaacataaccatctttgattaacgagctagtcaagtagaggcatactagtgacactctgtttgtctatgtattcacacatgtattatgtttccggttaatacaattatagcatgaataataaacatttatcatgatataaggaaatatataatactttattattgcctctagggcatatttccttcagtctcccacttgtactagagtcaataatctagtttacatcgccatatgatttaacatcaataattcacatcaccatgtgattaacacccatagttcacatctctatgtgaccaacactcaaagggtttactagagtcaataatctagttcacatcgctatgtgattaacacccaaagagtactaaggtgtgattatgttttgcttgtgagataattttagtcaacgggtctgtcacattcagatccgtaagtatttgcaaatttctatgtctacaatgctctgcacagagctactctagctaattgctcccactttcaatatgtatctagaccgagacttagagtcatctagattagtgtcaaaacttgcatcgacgtaaccctttacgacgaaccttttgtcacttccataatcgagaaacatatccttattccactaaggataattttgaccgctgtccagtgatctactcctagatcactattgtactcccttgccaaaatcagtgtagggtatacaatagatctggtacacagcatggcatactttatagaacctatggccaaggcatagggaatgactttcattctctttctatcttctgccgtggtcgggctttgagtcttactcaatttcacaccttgtaacacaggcaagaactctttctttgactgttctatttgaactacttcaaaatcttgttaaggtatgtactcattgaaaaaacttatcaagcgtcttgatctatctctatagatcttgatgctcaatatgtaagcagcttcaccgaggtctttcttttgaaaaactcctttcaaacactcctttatgctttgcagaataattctacattatttccgatcaacaatatgtcattcacatatacttatcagaaatgctgtagtgctcccactcactttcttgtaaatacaggcttccccgcaagtctgtataatactatatcctttgatcaacttatcaaagtgtatattccaactccgagatgcttgcaccagtccatagatggatcgctggagcttgc
This sequence is a window from Aegilops tauschii subsp. strangulata cultivar AL8/78 chromosome 7, Aet v6.0, whole genome shotgun sequence. Protein-coding genes within it:
- the LOC109767579 gene encoding 26 kDa endochitinase 1, whose protein sequence is MRAFALFAVLAMAATMAVAEQCGSQAGGATCPNCLCCSRFGWCGSTSDYCGDGCQSQCSGCGGTPVTPTPSGGGGVSSIISRALFDRMLLHRNDGACQAKGFYTYDAFVAAAGAFPGFGTTGSTDTRKREVAAFLAQTSHETTGGWATAPDGAFAWGYCFKQERGATSNYCTPSAQWPCAPGKSYYGRGPIQLSHNYNYGPAGRAIGVDLLRNPDLVATDPTVSFKTAMWFWMTAQAPKPSSHAVITGQWSPSGTDRAAGRVPGFGVITNIVNGGIECGHGQDSRVADRIGFYKRYCDILGVGYGDNLDCYNQRPFA